In Harpia harpyja isolate bHarHar1 chromosome 8, bHarHar1 primary haplotype, whole genome shotgun sequence, a genomic segment contains:
- the CRYAA gene encoding alpha-crystallin A chain: MDITIQHPWFKRALGPLIPSRLFDQFFGEGLLEYDLLPLFSSTISPYYRQSLFRSVLESGISEVRSDRDKFTIMLDVKHFSPEDLSVKIIDDFVEIHGKHSERQDDHGYISREFHRRYRLPANVDQAAITCSLSNDGMLTFSGPKVPSNMDASHSERPIPVSREEKPTSAPSS; the protein is encoded by the exons atggACATTACCATCCAGCACCCCTGGTTCAAGCGTGCTCTGGGACCCCTCATTCCAAGCCGTTTATTCGACCAGTTTTTCGGAGAGGGTCTCCTCGAGTATGacctcctgcctttgttctcttCCACTATCAGCCCCTACTACAGGCAGTCCCTCTTCCGCAGCGTGCTGGAGTCGGGCATTTCAGAG GTGAGGTCTGACCGGGACAAGTTTACAATCATGCTGGATGTAAAACACTTCTCTCCTGAAGACCTGAGTGTGAAGATTATCGATGACTTTGTGGAAATCCATGGCAAGCACAGTGAAAGACAG GACGACCACGGCTATATCTCCCGCGAATTTCACCGCCGGTACCGCCTGCCCGCCAACGTGGACCAGGCTGCCATCACCTGCTCCCTGTCCAACGATGGCATGCTGACCTTCTCGGGCCCCAAGGTCCCCTCCAACATGGACGCCAGCCACAGCGAGAGGCCCATCCCCGTGTCCCGGGAGGAGAAGCCCACCTCTGCACCTTCCTCCTAA